The Skermanella pratensis genome has a window encoding:
- the ureE gene encoding urease accessory protein UreE codes for MLRRATRVHAAGHWPSDTAAGTVTLAFDDRFRRRIQLNDDSGAPFLLDLPRAVVLNDGDALELDDGTCIAVRAADEDLAEVTCATPETLARIAWHLGNRHLPVQIAGAAVRLRWDHVIVEMLRGLGADVVRLHASFTPEAGAYAHHDH; via the coding sequence ATGCTCCGCCGCGCCACCCGAGTCCACGCCGCCGGCCACTGGCCCTCCGACACCGCCGCCGGGACCGTGACTCTCGCCTTCGACGACCGCTTCCGCCGCCGGATCCAACTCAACGACGACTCGGGGGCGCCGTTCCTGCTCGACCTGCCGCGCGCCGTGGTCCTGAACGACGGCGACGCCCTGGAACTGGACGACGGCACCTGCATCGCGGTGCGCGCCGCGGACGAGGATCTGGCCGAGGTGACCTGCGCCACCCCGGAGACCCTGGCCCGCATCGCCTGGCACCTGGGCAACCGGCATCTTCCGGTCCAGATCGCGGGCGCCGCCGTGCGGCTCCGCTGGGACCATGTGATCGTGGAGATGCTTCGGGGGTTGGGCGCCGACGTGGTCCGGCTGCATGCGTCCTTCACGCCGGAAGCCGGCGCCTATGCCCACCATGACCACTGA
- the ureC gene encoding urease subunit alpha has product MAYRIDRSDYAAMFGPTTGDRVRLADTGLIVEVEADHTIYGEEVKFGGGKVIRDGMGQSQVTRQGGAVDTVITNALIIDHWGIVKADIGIRDGRIAAIGKAGNPDVQPGVTIVVGPGTEVIAGEGKIVTAGGLDVHIHAICPQQAEEALYSGVTTLMGGGTGPAAGTSATTCTPGPWHIARMLQAVEALPVNFGLFGKGNASQPAALVEQVRAGVCALKLHEDWGTTPQAIDTCLTVADDMDVAVAIHTDTLNESGFVEDTVAAFKGRNIHAFHTEGAGGGHAPDIIKLCGLGNVLPSSTNPTRPFTVNTVDEHLDMLMVCHHLDPRIPEDVAFAESRIRRETIAAEDILHDLGAFSMISSDSQAMGRVGEVIIRTWQTADKMKRQRGALPEERGDNDNFRVKRYIAKYTINPALTHGVADHVGSVAIGKLADLVIWSPAFFGVKPDMILKCGMIAGAVMGDPNASIPTPQPVHYRPMFGAMGRALTVSSVTFVSQAGLENDPAARLGLMRPLVPVRGIRSVGKKQMVHNDMTPVIEVDPETYEVRADGQLLTCEPADVLPLAQRYFLF; this is encoded by the coding sequence ATGGCCTATCGCATCGACCGCTCCGACTATGCCGCCATGTTCGGTCCCACCACCGGCGACCGCGTCCGCCTCGCCGACACCGGACTGATCGTCGAGGTCGAGGCGGACCACACCATCTATGGCGAGGAGGTCAAGTTCGGCGGCGGCAAGGTGATTCGGGACGGCATGGGCCAGTCCCAGGTGACCCGCCAAGGCGGCGCCGTCGATACCGTCATCACCAACGCCCTGATCATCGACCACTGGGGCATCGTCAAGGCCGACATCGGCATCCGGGACGGCCGGATCGCCGCCATCGGCAAGGCCGGAAACCCCGACGTGCAGCCCGGGGTCACGATCGTCGTCGGCCCCGGCACCGAGGTGATCGCGGGCGAGGGGAAGATCGTCACGGCCGGCGGACTCGACGTGCATATCCACGCGATCTGCCCGCAACAGGCGGAGGAGGCGCTCTACAGCGGCGTCACCACGCTGATGGGCGGCGGGACGGGACCGGCGGCGGGGACCTCCGCCACGACCTGCACGCCGGGGCCGTGGCACATCGCCCGCATGCTCCAGGCGGTCGAGGCGCTGCCGGTCAATTTCGGCCTGTTCGGCAAGGGCAACGCCAGCCAGCCGGCGGCCCTGGTCGAGCAGGTCAGGGCAGGGGTGTGCGCGCTGAAGCTGCACGAGGACTGGGGAACGACGCCTCAGGCCATCGACACCTGCCTGACCGTCGCGGACGACATGGACGTCGCGGTGGCGATCCATACCGACACGCTGAACGAATCGGGTTTCGTCGAGGACACCGTCGCGGCCTTCAAGGGCCGCAACATCCACGCCTTCCATACCGAGGGTGCCGGCGGCGGCCACGCGCCCGACATCATCAAGCTGTGCGGCCTGGGCAACGTGCTGCCCAGCTCGACCAACCCTACCCGGCCTTTCACGGTCAATACGGTGGACGAGCATCTGGACATGCTGATGGTCTGCCACCACCTCGACCCGCGCATTCCCGAGGACGTCGCCTTCGCCGAGAGCCGTATCCGGCGCGAGACCATCGCCGCCGAGGACATCCTGCACGACCTCGGCGCCTTCTCCATGATCTCCTCGGACAGCCAAGCCATGGGGCGGGTCGGCGAGGTGATCATCCGGACATGGCAGACGGCCGACAAGATGAAGCGCCAGCGGGGAGCGCTTCCGGAGGAGCGGGGCGACAACGACAATTTCAGGGTCAAGCGCTACATCGCCAAATACACCATCAACCCCGCACTGACCCATGGCGTGGCCGACCATGTCGGCTCGGTCGCGATCGGCAAGCTGGCGGACCTCGTGATCTGGTCGCCGGCCTTCTTCGGGGTCAAGCCCGACATGATCCTGAAGTGCGGCATGATCGCCGGCGCGGTCATGGGCGATCCCAACGCCTCGATCCCGACGCCCCAGCCTGTCCACTACAGGCCCATGTTCGGGGCGATGGGCAGGGCGCTGACGGTCAGCTCGGTCACCTTCGTCAGCCAGGCCGGGCTGGAGAATGATCCCGCCGCCCGGCTCGGCCTGATGCGGCCGCTTGTGCCTGTCCGGGGCATCCGCTCCGTCGGCAAGAAGCAGATGGTCCACAACGACATGACTCCGGTGATCGAGGTCGATCCCGAAACCTACGAGGTGCGGGCCGACGGCCAGCTCTTGACCTGCGAGCCCGCGGACGTGCTGCCGCTGGCCCAGCGCTACTTCCTGTTCTGA
- a CDS encoding urease subunit beta translates to MIPGELLVRPGEIDLNEGRETVSLDVANTGDRPIQVGSHYHFYETNGALSFDREKARGFRLDIPAGTAVRFEPGQTRTVNLVAYAGNREVHGFTGRINGKL, encoded by the coding sequence ATGATTCCCGGCGAGTTGCTGGTCCGGCCCGGAGAGATCGACCTGAACGAGGGGCGGGAGACCGTCAGCCTGGATGTCGCCAACACGGGCGACCGTCCGATCCAGGTCGGTTCCCACTATCATTTCTACGAGACCAACGGGGCGCTGTCCTTCGACCGCGAGAAGGCGCGCGGCTTCCGGCTGGACATTCCCGCCGGCACGGCGGTCCGGTTCGAACCCGGCCAGACCCGCACGGTCAACCTTGTCGCCTATGCCGGCAACCGCGAAGTCCACGGCTTCACCGGCAGGATCAACGGCAAGCTGTAG
- a CDS encoding urease subunit gamma: protein MNLSPREKDKLLVAMAAMVARRRLERGVKLNYPEAIALITDFVVEGARDGRSVAELMRDGAEVLTRDQVMEGIPEMIHEIQVEATFPDGTKLVTVHLPIR from the coding sequence ATGAACCTTTCACCGCGTGAGAAGGACAAGCTGCTGGTCGCCATGGCGGCGATGGTGGCACGGCGCCGGCTGGAGCGGGGCGTCAAGCTGAACTATCCGGAGGCGATCGCCCTGATCACCGATTTCGTCGTCGAGGGCGCCCGCGACGGCCGGAGCGTAGCCGAGCTGATGCGGGACGGCGCGGAAGTGCTCACCCGCGACCAGGTGATGGAGGGGATCCCGGAGATGATCCACGAGATCCAGGTCGAGGCCACCTTCCCCGACGGCACCAAGCTCGTCACCGTCCACCTGCCGATCCGCTGA
- a CDS encoding urease accessory protein UreD, with the protein MAPDTSLPAALSSRTEQPRLKIHGAARVRFEHRAGTTRLANLYHHDPLRVLFPNPRVGDLPIATLVTTSGGLVGGDRLDIAIEIGPGASALVTTQAAEKIYRSTGADVQVSADVTVGPDGWLEWLPQEAILFDGARLRRATTLGLAGSARLMAGELLVFGRIARGERFTRGLARDAWEVRRDGRLVWADALHLDGDIGSILDHPACFRGATAYGTILYAASDAARHLDAARGMINTVVSEAPPGVLAAATCLDGMLVIRWLGDRAHHVRRAYACFWAGFRAHVAGLPARLPRLWDV; encoded by the coding sequence ATGGCGCCGGATACCTCGCTTCCCGCCGCCCTTTCCTCCCGAACCGAGCAGCCCCGCCTGAAAATCCACGGCGCGGCCCGGGTCCGATTCGAGCATCGGGCCGGGACGACGCGGCTCGCCAACCTCTATCATCACGACCCCCTGCGGGTTCTGTTCCCAAACCCCCGGGTCGGCGACCTCCCGATCGCCACCCTGGTCACGACGTCCGGCGGGCTGGTCGGCGGCGACCGGCTGGACATCGCGATCGAGATCGGACCCGGCGCCTCTGCGCTGGTCACGACCCAGGCTGCCGAGAAGATCTACCGGTCCACCGGTGCCGACGTGCAGGTATCCGCCGACGTGACGGTCGGGCCGGACGGCTGGCTCGAATGGCTGCCGCAGGAGGCGATCCTGTTCGACGGCGCTCGGCTGCGCCGCGCCACCACTCTCGGCTTGGCGGGCTCCGCGCGCCTGATGGCCGGCGAGCTCCTGGTGTTCGGCCGGATCGCGCGCGGCGAACGGTTCACCCGCGGGCTCGCGCGCGACGCCTGGGAAGTCCGCCGGGACGGCAGGCTGGTCTGGGCCGACGCCTTGCACCTGGACGGCGACATCGGGAGCATCCTGGATCACCCGGCCTGTTTCAGGGGGGCCACCGCCTATGGCACGATCCTTTATGCCGCATCCGACGCCGCGCGGCATCTGGACGCCGCGCGCGGCATGATCAACACTGTAGTGTCCGAGGCGCCGCCCGGCGTTCTCGCCGCCGCGACCTGCCTGGACGGCATGCTGGTCATCCGCTGGCTCGGCGACCGGGCGCACCATGTGCGGCGCGCCTATGCCTGTTTCTGGGCCGGGTTCAGGGCTCACGTCGCCGGGCTGCCGGCGCGTCTGCCCCGCCTGTGGGACGTGTGA
- the phoU gene encoding phosphate signaling complex protein PhoU — translation MPSGHTVVAFDTELTTLHRKIAEMGGLAEEQLMRAMEALVSRDENLASSIIGRDAEIDRGEAEVEALAVRVLALRQPMAKDLRQVITALKVSTNLERIGDFASNCAKRVMALSQVPPAGPMKSLNRMGITTAGMVHDVVKAYVDEDYDLAMAVRDRDAEVDAVYTSLFRELLTYMMESPQQITACTHLMFIAKNLERVGDHATNVAETVCFLVKGRLPSEERMKEDLSSFTVVNPREPQG, via the coding sequence ATGCCGTCAGGACACACCGTGGTTGCGTTCGATACCGAACTGACCACGCTGCACAGGAAGATCGCCGAGATGGGCGGCCTTGCCGAGGAGCAGTTGATGCGTGCCATGGAGGCCCTGGTCTCCCGCGACGAGAACCTCGCGAGCAGCATCATCGGCCGCGATGCCGAGATCGACCGGGGCGAAGCCGAGGTGGAGGCCCTCGCGGTGCGGGTTCTCGCCCTGCGCCAGCCGATGGCGAAGGACCTCCGGCAGGTCATCACGGCGCTCAAGGTCAGCACGAACCTGGAGCGGATCGGCGACTTCGCGAGCAACTGCGCCAAGCGGGTGATGGCGCTGTCTCAAGTGCCGCCGGCCGGCCCGATGAAGTCCCTCAACCGCATGGGGATCACCACAGCCGGCATGGTCCACGACGTGGTGAAGGCCTATGTGGACGAGGATTACGATCTCGCGATGGCGGTGCGTGACCGCGACGCCGAGGTCGATGCAGTCTACACCAGCCTGTTCCGGGAGCTGTTGACATACATGATGGAGTCGCCCCAGCAGATCACCGCCTGCACGCACTTGATGTTCATCGCCAAGAACCTTGAGCGTGTCGGCGACCACGCCACCAACGTCGCCGAGACCGTCTGCTTCCTGGTCAAGGGCCGCCTGCCCAGCGAGGAACGGATGAAAGAGGACTTGAGCAGCTTCACGGTGGTCAACCCCCGCGAGCCCCAAGGATAA
- a CDS encoding pentapeptide repeat-containing protein: MTPHELVAILDKHERWLSKRAGGVRANLAMIDLQGMHLAGSNLQSAKLSGANMSGCDMNKANLSYSDMFAAHMTKADMSGCNFYRADMRGAHMRGARLKGAILREADLRGGALLDGRSSGTQVLKSDLTGANFDDALLSRANLSGADMSEVSMSGADCQGAIMTGVNLSGANVKNSNLSRADLKGVNLSGANLSGAVLRDCNLAGAILAGAILKNADLLGAKLEGVDLSGADCTGANIARAAENFSLRIQRSLEGHYNWINSNGAAGQRADLQSEDLAHIDLTGVNLSGANLKGIKLVGANISEALLVMSDLSLADLRECNLSNATLDGTNFRGSDLSGARLDGAELGSVDIKGPTGKATGRMWPANLSEAKLIGASLRRTNLRGANLNGADLSFADLTDAILIDANLKDVKLEGARLDGAAMPAHTPDDED; this comes from the coding sequence ATGACCCCACACGAGTTGGTCGCCATCCTCGACAAGCATGAGCGTTGGCTGAGCAAACGGGCCGGGGGGGTCCGTGCCAATCTTGCGATGATCGATCTCCAGGGGATGCACCTGGCCGGCTCCAACCTGCAGTCGGCGAAGCTGTCGGGCGCCAACATGTCGGGCTGCGACATGAACAAGGCGAACCTGAGCTATTCGGACATGTTCGCGGCGCACATGACCAAGGCCGACATGTCGGGTTGCAATTTCTACCGGGCCGACATGAGGGGCGCCCACATGCGGGGCGCCCGTCTGAAGGGAGCGATCCTCCGGGAAGCCGACCTGCGAGGGGGCGCCCTGCTCGACGGCCGCTCTTCGGGCACCCAGGTGCTCAAGTCCGACCTCACTGGAGCGAATTTCGACGACGCCCTGCTGTCCCGGGCCAATCTGTCGGGCGCCGACATGTCGGAGGTCAGCATGTCCGGGGCGGACTGCCAGGGCGCGATCATGACCGGCGTCAATCTCAGCGGTGCCAATGTCAAGAACTCCAACCTCTCCAGGGCCGACCTGAAGGGCGTCAATCTCAGCGGCGCCAATCTGTCCGGAGCGGTGCTGCGCGACTGCAACCTCGCCGGCGCCATCCTCGCAGGGGCGATCCTCAAGAACGCCGACCTGCTGGGGGCCAAGCTGGAGGGGGTGGATCTGTCCGGCGCGGACTGCACCGGCGCCAACATCGCCCGCGCGGCGGAGAACTTCTCGCTGAGGATCCAGCGCAGCCTCGAAGGGCATTACAACTGGATCAACAGCAACGGCGCCGCCGGCCAGCGCGCCGACCTGCAGTCAGAGGACCTGGCCCATATCGACCTGACCGGGGTAAACCTGTCGGGCGCCAACCTGAAGGGTATCAAGCTGGTCGGCGCCAACATCTCCGAGGCGCTCCTGGTCATGTCCGACCTTTCGCTCGCAGACCTCAGGGAGTGCAACCTGTCGAACGCGACGCTCGACGGCACCAATTTCCGCGGCAGCGATCTAAGCGGGGCGCGGCTGGACGGCGCGGAACTGGGGTCGGTCGACATAAAGGGCCCTACCGGCAAGGCAACCGGCCGGATGTGGCCCGCCAACCTCAGCGAGGCGAAGCTCATCGGGGCCAGTCTTCGCCGGACCAACCTGCGCGGAGCCAATCTTAACGGCGCCGACCTCAGCTTCGCCGATCTGACGGATGCGATCCTGATCGACGCCAACCTCAAGGATGTCAAGCTGGAGGGCGCGCGCCTCGACGGCGCCGCGATGCCGGCTCACACGCCCGACGACGAAGACTGA
- a CDS encoding MarR family winged helix-turn-helix transcriptional regulator, whose amino-acid sequence MPESFANFGRKTQYASERPHGQSNPQSDNSVGYVVRDVHRAFSRSLQAKIAAHGVSMGQWFFLRALWDEDGLTQRELSQRVGMMEPTTVTALNSMERRGLVERVRNPHDRRKVNIYLTPKGRGLRDVLLPCAADVSEQATRGIEHADLVMAINVLHRMMVNLGENGEAI is encoded by the coding sequence ATGCCCGAAAGTTTCGCGAATTTTGGCAGGAAGACACAATATGCGTCCGAGAGGCCGCACGGACAGTCAAATCCGCAGAGCGACAACAGTGTCGGCTATGTGGTGAGAGACGTTCACCGGGCTTTCTCACGTTCATTGCAGGCCAAAATCGCTGCCCATGGCGTAAGCATGGGACAATGGTTCTTTCTTCGTGCTTTGTGGGATGAAGACGGACTAACGCAACGCGAACTCAGCCAGCGCGTCGGCATGATGGAGCCGACTACTGTCACCGCCCTCAACAGCATGGAACGGCGTGGCCTCGTGGAGCGCGTCCGCAACCCCCATGACCGCCGGAAAGTGAATATCTACCTGACGCCCAAGGGGCGCGGGCTTCGCGACGTCCTGCTGCCCTGCGCTGCGGATGTCAGCGAACAGGCGACCCGCGGCATTGAACACGCGGATCTCGTCATGGCTATCAACGTCCTGCACCGCATGATGGTCAATCTCGGCGAGAACGGCGAGGCCATCTGA
- the aguB gene encoding N-carbamoylputrescine amidase gives MRNVTLAATQTSCTWDREANVATAERIVRHAAREGAQIILLQELFETPYFCQDQKQELFALAAPVDDHPVLRRMSALAAELQVVLPVSFFERANNAHYNSLAMIDADGRMLGTYRKSHIPDGPGYQEKYYFNPGDTGFQVFKTRYATIGAAICWDQWFPESARCMALMGAEVLFYPTAIGSEPQDAGIDSRDHWQRVMQGHAGANLMPLVASNRIGIEQAENSSITFYGSSFIAGPQGEKVVEAPRDQEAVLTATFDLDRLRAARSSWGLFRDRRPELYDPILTLDGQRQVRR, from the coding sequence ATGAGAAACGTGACACTTGCCGCGACCCAGACCAGCTGCACCTGGGACAGGGAAGCCAATGTGGCGACGGCGGAACGGATCGTGCGCCATGCCGCCCGCGAGGGCGCGCAGATCATTCTGCTGCAGGAACTGTTTGAAACGCCTTATTTCTGCCAGGATCAAAAACAGGAACTGTTCGCGCTGGCGGCGCCGGTCGACGATCATCCCGTCCTGCGGCGTATGAGCGCATTGGCAGCCGAACTGCAGGTAGTGCTTCCCGTCAGCTTCTTCGAACGGGCGAACAATGCCCATTACAACTCCCTGGCCATGATCGACGCGGACGGCCGGATGCTCGGGACCTACCGGAAGTCCCATATCCCGGACGGGCCGGGATACCAGGAGAAGTATTACTTCAATCCGGGCGACACGGGCTTCCAGGTATTCAAGACCCGCTACGCGACGATCGGAGCGGCGATCTGCTGGGACCAATGGTTCCCCGAGTCGGCGCGCTGCATGGCGCTGATGGGGGCGGAAGTCCTGTTCTACCCGACCGCGATCGGCTCCGAGCCACAGGACGCGGGCATCGACAGCCGCGACCACTGGCAGAGGGTCATGCAGGGGCACGCCGGCGCGAATCTGATGCCTCTGGTCGCCAGCAACCGCATCGGGATCGAACAAGCCGAGAATTCCAGCATCACCTTCTACGGATCGTCCTTCATCGCCGGCCCCCAGGGCGAGAAGGTGGTCGAGGCACCGCGCGACCAGGAGGCGGTGCTGACGGCCACGTTCGACCTCGACCGGTTGCGCGCGGCGCGCTCCTCCTGGGGCCTGTTCCGCGATCGCCGTCCCGAGCTTTACGATCCGATCCTCACCTTGGATGGCCAGCGGCAAGTCCGGCGCTGA